From Thalassoglobus sp. JC818, one genomic window encodes:
- a CDS encoding alpha/beta hydrolase-fold protein — protein MVKEFHDESGDHRYGIYLPADYSPDKNWPVVLFLHGAGEKGTDGYQPLSVGLGVALEQQPNLPFIAVFPQCESERSRHLTAWLANSPDTDRALKILMQVESEYSIDPSRRTLCGWSMGGYGAWSLAAASPELWQGVMALSGGEIEKGLKLESLANSKIPVWAIHGSNDELIPSDRSAELVRKLSEAGGNAELSVVENAGHDVWRIAFANPDVLNWLTNPSADKVVKLESTAETAKLPIMANFYRQSLMTQVTLADKLALRLGNEALASISDGISEFLPRSALQGDLPDIEREFTSSSGTVHVLFSNIRFDGHLEKCQLHAISGGRFRADFDLSPLLLTIEKAHLRFGNESATTSEFQVNLGHQHPVRLSVEFQPAVTPSGLKLVPLRQEFQIEDNNWHISKPDVTHLDSKTFSKANIITGLVGGLYLRKHEIEEAVLGVVPTMLEVVQEELQTRNAPRLARLLWPLPALVPILSVSPSQVRTDTRGVSIVFNMEVLTHRSSSIPSDLSTQGDQFTLKDVGQKSHLDFLITLDALQALAQLAIADGLAYINVLDIQDAKFAELAEHQSLEMIFTGFDELSRPRTSRQDEDTFPEWDVGLRLIEPFSVHSPEQANQSDSTIITLSIPRASFEVVLRDNKTTGTIEFSMQQQLRLSTIRSDNRLESLQVEWIANPAIEVLDSAWSGPVDEVQFRNMLADVWTDWTSRKLDSTRPLPTLQFGSSQLQLELFSIRENEVRLQFLKATSPSPVQASSSSPSDAQP, from the coding sequence TTGGTCAAAGAATTTCACGACGAATCCGGCGACCATCGCTACGGAATCTATCTCCCAGCAGACTACTCGCCGGACAAAAACTGGCCAGTGGTGCTCTTTCTGCACGGAGCAGGCGAAAAAGGAACGGATGGTTACCAACCCCTTTCAGTCGGGTTGGGAGTCGCTTTAGAGCAACAGCCTAACCTTCCGTTCATTGCAGTGTTCCCTCAGTGTGAAAGCGAACGCTCACGGCATCTGACAGCTTGGCTGGCCAATTCGCCTGATACAGACAGAGCGTTGAAGATCTTGATGCAGGTCGAGTCCGAGTACTCGATCGATCCGTCTCGACGAACTCTCTGTGGCTGGTCAATGGGAGGCTATGGAGCATGGAGCCTCGCAGCAGCCTCGCCTGAACTTTGGCAGGGAGTCATGGCACTCTCTGGCGGCGAGATTGAAAAGGGGCTCAAACTGGAATCACTCGCGAATTCAAAAATCCCAGTCTGGGCGATTCACGGATCGAATGACGAGCTCATCCCGTCAGACCGCTCAGCTGAACTCGTTCGCAAACTTTCCGAAGCAGGCGGAAATGCAGAACTGAGCGTCGTCGAAAATGCTGGACACGATGTCTGGAGAATTGCATTCGCAAATCCCGACGTCTTGAACTGGTTGACGAATCCTTCAGCTGACAAGGTCGTCAAGCTGGAGAGCACGGCGGAAACGGCCAAGTTGCCGATCATGGCGAACTTCTACCGACAGTCGCTGATGACTCAGGTGACCCTCGCGGACAAGCTTGCCTTGCGCCTCGGGAATGAAGCACTGGCCAGCATCTCTGACGGGATTTCTGAGTTCCTTCCACGTTCGGCACTTCAAGGCGACCTGCCTGACATTGAACGAGAATTCACATCGTCCTCAGGAACCGTCCATGTCTTGTTTTCGAACATCCGCTTCGATGGTCATCTCGAAAAGTGCCAATTGCATGCGATTTCAGGAGGTCGATTTCGCGCGGACTTCGACCTTTCTCCATTGCTTCTGACGATCGAAAAAGCACATCTCCGTTTCGGCAACGAATCCGCAACGACCAGCGAATTTCAGGTCAACCTGGGACACCAACATCCGGTTCGATTGTCTGTTGAATTTCAACCCGCAGTCACACCATCAGGACTGAAACTCGTTCCGCTTCGTCAGGAGTTTCAGATCGAAGACAACAACTGGCACATCTCAAAGCCTGACGTGACACACCTCGACAGCAAAACTTTCTCCAAAGCAAACATTATCACAGGGTTAGTTGGAGGACTCTATCTCCGCAAGCATGAGATCGAAGAAGCTGTCCTTGGCGTCGTGCCGACCATGTTGGAAGTCGTTCAGGAAGAACTTCAAACTCGCAACGCTCCGCGTCTGGCACGATTGCTGTGGCCGCTCCCGGCGTTGGTCCCCATCCTCAGTGTTTCCCCGAGTCAGGTTCGAACAGACACGCGAGGCGTTTCCATTGTCTTCAACATGGAAGTCCTGACTCACCGGTCGAGCTCAATACCGTCTGATCTCTCGACTCAGGGCGATCAATTCACACTGAAGGATGTCGGCCAGAAATCTCATCTCGATTTCCTGATCACCCTCGACGCACTGCAGGCACTCGCGCAACTCGCCATCGCAGACGGTTTAGCTTACATCAACGTTCTCGACATTCAGGATGCCAAGTTCGCTGAACTCGCCGAGCATCAGAGCCTTGAAATGATTTTCACCGGATTCGACGAACTTAGTCGACCGCGAACAAGCAGACAGGACGAAGACACATTCCCCGAATGGGATGTCGGGTTGAGATTGATTGAGCCGTTCTCAGTTCACTCGCCCGAACAAGCTAATCAGAGCGATTCGACAATCATCACGCTGTCGATTCCTCGAGCATCTTTTGAGGTCGTTCTCCGCGACAACAAAACGACAGGCACCATTGAATTCTCAATGCAGCAGCAGCTCAGGCTATCAACGATTCGCAGCGACAATCGACTGGAATCTCTTCAGGTCGAATGGATCGCCAATCCAGCCATTGAAGTCCTCGACTCCGCCTGGAGTGGACCTGTTGATGAAGTGCAGTTTCGCAACATGCTGGCAGACGTCTGGACAGACTGGACGTCACGAAAACTCGACAGCACCCGACCGCTCCCAACGCTGCAATTCGGAAGTTCCCAGCTGCAGCTAGAGCTCTTCTCGATACGAGAAAACGAAGTCCGACTCCAGTTTCTCAAAGCGACTTCGCCCTCGCCTGTGCAGGCATCATCTTCTTCACCCAGTGATGCCCAACCGTAA
- a CDS encoding glycosyltransferase family 4 protein, whose amino-acid sequence MKVIHVITRLILGGAQENTLHTVEDQHTLHGDDVTLVIGPSEGPEGTLVPRAMQGGFPVEVVPSLKRSILPFDDLKAYRHLVRLFKELKPDLVHTHSSKAGILGRLAARKARVPVVHSIHGAAFHYGQSRVAYNSYVAAEKYVSKWTEKFICVADAMRDAYLAEGISTPDRYVTIYSGFDVDPFLSTQHDRNAIRENLGFSSEDIVVGKIGRLFHLKGHEFLIESARQIVQQDPRVKFLFVGDGILRQQFEDQISQYGMSDSFRFTGLVPTTQIPELMSAMDIVAHTSQWEGLARVLPQGLISGKPVVSYDVGGAGEVVIPGETGYLLKRDSIDALTAAILELATDPKLRQQYGEEGRRRFADQFRHQTMTEKIREVYQDVLRQRADRHA is encoded by the coding sequence GTGAAAGTTATTCACGTCATCACACGGTTGATCTTGGGCGGCGCGCAAGAAAATACGCTGCATACCGTTGAAGATCAGCACACGCTGCATGGGGATGACGTCACTCTTGTCATTGGCCCATCGGAAGGACCGGAAGGGACGCTCGTTCCACGTGCGATGCAGGGAGGGTTTCCAGTCGAAGTCGTTCCGAGTCTTAAACGCAGCATCCTGCCATTCGATGACTTAAAAGCCTATCGCCACCTGGTTCGACTCTTCAAAGAACTCAAACCCGATCTGGTCCATACCCACAGTTCAAAGGCTGGGATACTGGGTCGACTCGCTGCTCGAAAAGCTCGCGTTCCGGTCGTTCATTCGATCCACGGAGCGGCTTTCCATTATGGGCAGTCGCGAGTCGCCTACAATTCTTATGTCGCTGCGGAGAAGTATGTCTCCAAGTGGACGGAAAAGTTCATCTGCGTGGCGGATGCCATGAGAGATGCCTATCTCGCAGAGGGCATCTCGACACCTGATCGTTACGTGACCATTTACAGCGGGTTTGATGTCGATCCGTTTCTCAGCACGCAGCATGACCGGAATGCGATTCGAGAAAACCTCGGCTTCAGTTCAGAAGATATTGTCGTCGGGAAGATTGGTCGCTTGTTCCATTTGAAGGGACACGAGTTTCTGATCGAGTCCGCACGTCAAATCGTTCAGCAAGATCCGCGCGTTAAGTTTCTCTTCGTCGGTGATGGAATTCTTCGGCAGCAGTTTGAAGATCAGATTTCACAATACGGAATGAGCGATTCCTTTCGTTTCACGGGTCTCGTTCCGACGACACAGATTCCCGAATTGATGAGCGCGATGGACATTGTCGCTCACACCAGTCAGTGGGAAGGTCTCGCGAGGGTTCTCCCGCAAGGGTTGATCTCTGGAAAACCGGTGGTCTCCTACGACGTGGGAGGGGCAGGAGAAGTCGTCATTCCCGGAGAGACGGGATACCTTCTCAAGCGAGACTCAATTGATGCACTGACAGCTGCGATTCTGGAACTCGCTACCGATCCAAAACTGCGCCAGCAATATGGTGAAGAAGGAAGGCGAAGGTTTGCAGACCAGTTTCGCCATCAAACCATGACAGAGAAAATTCGCGAAGTCTATCAGGACGTCTTGCGTCAACGGGCCGACCGTCACGCGTAA
- a CDS encoding FHA domain-containing protein produces the protein MLQFATASPMPLRLLVKRPNSPLEEVDVAKPFVIIGRHAECDIVIPHESVSARHVYLQAIGNRIAAVDLFSRSGVDWGTEKFHGWLSKDHLVGILENKIRLKDDIWETGNDLKPPLSFRPRDEFREEYGVLPKVDLELLNTSAKGQKWPINRVMTLVGQDERCRITIVDKNVSRVHCSLVLLPSGLWVIDLSFKRGFLVNGQQCRCSLLADGSELQIGPYLLTPRYSIPPQEHQGAVQGTNESDADFLTRQNKIFKTERVGDTMIVVPIGDSQTYFYQDIHTEASRVKDAINRQGTKNVVIDFSQVEAIGHIMVESLVQFCRMGAASGKSALCGCNVSTYEMLKTTRMLQIWDHYQTRSDALQVVSMP, from the coding sequence ATGTTGCAGTTTGCAACGGCATCGCCGATGCCTCTGCGTCTATTAGTGAAACGGCCGAACAGTCCTCTCGAAGAAGTGGATGTCGCGAAACCGTTCGTCATCATTGGTCGACATGCTGAATGTGACATTGTCATCCCTCATGAATCTGTCTCAGCGCGGCATGTCTATCTGCAGGCGATCGGAAATCGCATTGCTGCCGTTGATCTGTTCAGTCGAAGTGGAGTCGATTGGGGAACGGAGAAGTTCCACGGGTGGCTCTCCAAAGATCATCTCGTGGGGATTCTTGAGAACAAGATTCGACTCAAAGATGACATCTGGGAAACTGGCAACGATCTGAAACCCCCTTTGTCGTTTCGACCTCGCGATGAGTTTCGTGAGGAATATGGAGTGCTTCCAAAAGTTGACCTCGAGCTATTGAACACTTCAGCGAAAGGGCAGAAGTGGCCGATCAATCGAGTCATGACACTGGTCGGTCAGGACGAACGGTGTCGGATCACGATCGTCGACAAGAACGTCTCACGGGTTCACTGTTCGTTGGTCTTGCTACCGTCCGGGTTGTGGGTCATCGATCTCAGCTTTAAGCGCGGATTTCTTGTCAACGGACAGCAGTGTCGTTGTTCGCTTCTGGCTGACGGAAGCGAGTTGCAGATTGGTCCGTACTTGCTCACTCCTCGCTATTCGATTCCGCCTCAAGAACATCAGGGAGCGGTGCAGGGAACGAATGAATCCGATGCTGACTTCCTGACGCGTCAGAACAAAATCTTCAAAACAGAACGGGTCGGCGACACCATGATCGTCGTTCCGATCGGCGATTCGCAGACCTACTTCTATCAGGACATCCACACCGAGGCGAGTCGTGTCAAAGATGCGATTAACCGCCAGGGGACGAAGAATGTCGTCATCGACTTTTCGCAAGTTGAGGCGATCGGCCATATCATGGTTGAATCGCTCGTGCAGTTTTGCCGCATGGGCGCAGCCAGTGGAAAGTCTGCTTTGTGCGGATGCAACGTTTCGACTTATGAGATGTTGAAGACGACGCGCATGCTGCAAATCTGGGATCATTACCAGACTCGAAGCGACGCTCTGCAAGTTGTGTCGATGCCCTGA
- a CDS encoding hydantoinase/oxoprolinase family protein, which yields MSDSLGLDIGGAHLKASDGTTSVSVPFPLWKSPEKLADELRTLIGQFPQTRQIAATMTGELADCYRSRAEGVREILSSLEEAAGGRVIRVWQTGGEFLNVAEAEEYFELVASANWHALATWAGRADPGGNVLLVDFGSTTTDIIPIESGLALPDGRTDLERLASRELVYTGCKRTSLCSLCHEVEIHGTRYGVSAEHFATTHDVGLILGYVAESPDCLDTADGRPADREHAFARLARMLCTDEAAFERTEWVHVAEQFLFAQEERIGMAVETVLDRWQCHPAVWVLAGEGEAILRKMIDNRQLAQNSRELVSLNGMLGASHSQAACAFALSRLSDERKH from the coding sequence ATGAGCGACAGCCTGGGATTGGATATCGGTGGAGCGCATTTGAAAGCCTCCGACGGAACGACTTCGGTATCGGTGCCGTTTCCGTTGTGGAAGTCTCCAGAGAAGCTGGCAGATGAATTGAGAACGCTCATCGGGCAGTTTCCACAAACTCGCCAGATCGCCGCGACGATGACGGGGGAACTGGCTGATTGTTATCGATCGCGAGCTGAGGGAGTTCGAGAGATCCTCTCGTCGCTGGAAGAGGCGGCTGGCGGCCGGGTGATTCGTGTTTGGCAGACTGGCGGAGAGTTTCTGAATGTCGCGGAGGCGGAGGAATATTTTGAGCTGGTCGCTTCTGCGAATTGGCACGCCTTGGCAACATGGGCTGGCCGAGCTGATCCGGGGGGCAATGTGCTTCTCGTCGACTTCGGATCGACGACGACGGACATCATTCCGATTGAAAGTGGACTTGCTCTACCTGACGGCAGAACAGACCTCGAACGGTTGGCCTCTCGTGAATTAGTTTACACAGGCTGCAAGAGAACGTCGCTTTGCTCGTTGTGTCATGAAGTCGAAATCCATGGCACGCGATACGGAGTCTCTGCTGAGCACTTTGCAACAACTCATGATGTCGGCTTAATTCTCGGCTATGTTGCTGAGTCTCCAGATTGCCTGGATACCGCGGACGGACGGCCTGCCGATCGTGAACATGCCTTCGCGCGTCTCGCTCGGATGTTGTGCACTGATGAAGCAGCATTTGAGAGAACAGAATGGGTTCACGTCGCGGAGCAGTTTCTATTCGCTCAGGAAGAGCGAATAGGGATGGCGGTCGAGACCGTGCTCGATCGATGGCAGTGCCATCCAGCTGTTTGGGTCCTCGCTGGTGAGGGGGAAGCGATTCTGAGAAAGATGATTGACAATCGCCAGCTGGCACAGAATTCTAGAGAGTTGGTGTCTTTGAATGGGATGCTTGGTGCATCTCATTCTCAGGCTGCCTGTGCGTTTGCATTGTCCCGATTGTCTGACGAAAGAAAGCATTGA
- a CDS encoding ATP-grasp domain-containing protein, translated as MKIFVYESLCAGEFSSSENCDELSESLTVEGRAMLAGVVSDLLAVVADAQRTKIEVTCLWNANVVPPKVLSDERVRLKRVDSESELAAHFKAFCEEADITLVIAPEINQRLLELCETAGALSDRVWNCNPSAIELCSDKYTLNVELERWGIRCVPEISESERHSFSGMCVFKPRFGAGSDGIEVCSASDLQVREIDRSQFVVQPFLKGRPVSVAALFGSDGQVLMALPVAEQHLSKDGTLSYLGGRIPADGISAVHFERLLHQIAERISGLRGYVGIDCLLLENDPEPVVVEINPRLTTSYVGYRALLTNNLMRVLLEDELERPEFTADSVEFLSSGDCEVMQAAQGSRA; from the coding sequence ATGAAGATTTTCGTTTACGAATCCCTGTGTGCGGGAGAGTTTTCCAGCAGCGAGAATTGTGATGAGCTGTCGGAGTCGCTGACGGTCGAGGGCAGAGCAATGCTTGCGGGGGTGGTGAGCGATCTTCTCGCAGTGGTAGCCGATGCTCAACGTACGAAGATTGAAGTGACTTGTCTCTGGAACGCGAACGTCGTCCCTCCGAAAGTTTTGAGTGATGAGCGAGTCCGTCTGAAAAGAGTTGATTCAGAGAGTGAGCTGGCTGCTCACTTCAAAGCATTCTGCGAAGAAGCGGATATCACACTCGTGATCGCTCCTGAAATCAATCAGCGACTGTTAGAGCTTTGCGAGACTGCGGGAGCACTGTCTGATCGTGTCTGGAATTGCAACCCGTCTGCAATCGAACTCTGTTCGGACAAGTACACACTCAACGTTGAACTGGAGCGATGGGGGATCCGCTGTGTTCCCGAGATCTCTGAATCCGAACGGCATTCGTTCTCAGGCATGTGCGTTTTCAAACCTCGCTTCGGGGCTGGGAGTGATGGAATCGAAGTTTGTTCGGCAAGCGATTTGCAAGTTCGTGAGATTGATCGATCGCAGTTTGTTGTGCAGCCGTTCTTGAAGGGAAGGCCGGTTTCCGTCGCGGCCCTGTTTGGTTCTGACGGGCAGGTTTTGATGGCTCTGCCGGTGGCGGAACAGCATCTTTCGAAGGATGGGACGTTGTCTTATTTGGGGGGACGAATTCCGGCTGATGGCATCTCTGCAGTTCATTTTGAGAGGCTTCTTCATCAAATTGCTGAACGGATCAGCGGGCTGAGGGGATATGTCGGCATCGACTGTCTTCTCCTCGAAAACGATCCCGAGCCGGTTGTCGTCGAGATCAATCCTCGCTTGACAACAAGCTATGTTGGCTACCGTGCATTGCTCACGAACAATCTGATGCGCGTTTTGTTGGAGGATGAATTAGAGCGACCCGAGTTCACTGCGGACTCTGTAGAGTTTTTGTCGTCTGGCGATTGTGAAGTGATGCAGGCAGCACAGGGTTCAAGAGCATGA
- a CDS encoding EAL domain-containing protein, which yields MSVQAITPKKQQSAPTSGFAGWSLIGCVPPSTSLTETPIETASFVIGRRAESQLRLKSQCVSGRHAEILQIGESLFIRDLDSTNGTFLNRRMVSGPIPIKPGDHIQIADVEFRVDFKKPEPDSAEKNLLEQKKTLPAVHALQSDWVMSQLEDLIVQKAIIPHYQPIVALGDVKIVGYEALARSEVVGLESPARMFQTAEIVNREVALSIVCRDQAIRHAPHAEPCPPIFVNTHPNENIEVDVLPTISRLQKIRSDVPIVVEFHEKTIQSPSIMRENRAMLADIGVKVAYDDFGAGQSRLIELVQSPPDYLKFDASLIRDLHEANDYQKKMLRILIETARDFGIVTLAEGIENEQEAEAVFEIGFDLAQGYFYGRPAPVQL from the coding sequence ATGAGTGTGCAAGCCATCACACCTAAGAAACAGCAGTCTGCCCCCACGAGTGGGTTCGCGGGCTGGTCGTTGATTGGCTGCGTGCCGCCGTCCACATCTCTCACGGAAACGCCGATCGAAACCGCATCGTTCGTGATCGGCCGCCGAGCAGAGAGTCAGCTGCGCCTGAAGTCGCAATGTGTTTCAGGACGTCACGCAGAGATTTTGCAGATCGGAGAGTCGCTGTTCATCCGCGACCTCGACAGCACGAACGGCACATTTCTCAATCGCCGCATGGTGAGTGGACCGATTCCAATCAAGCCGGGCGATCACATCCAAATTGCCGATGTGGAATTTCGCGTCGACTTCAAAAAGCCCGAGCCAGATTCAGCTGAGAAGAACCTGCTTGAGCAGAAGAAGACACTGCCAGCAGTGCACGCTCTGCAGTCTGATTGGGTGATGAGTCAGCTTGAAGATCTCATCGTTCAGAAAGCAATCATTCCGCACTATCAACCGATCGTCGCGCTGGGCGATGTCAAAATCGTCGGCTACGAAGCATTGGCACGCAGTGAAGTCGTCGGGCTTGAGAGCCCCGCTCGAATGTTTCAGACGGCGGAAATCGTCAATCGCGAGGTGGCGTTAAGCATTGTCTGTCGCGATCAGGCCATTCGTCACGCTCCCCATGCTGAGCCGTGTCCGCCGATTTTTGTGAACACTCATCCCAATGAAAACATTGAAGTCGACGTCCTTCCGACGATTTCACGGCTTCAGAAAATTCGGTCTGACGTTCCGATCGTTGTCGAGTTCCACGAGAAAACCATTCAGAGTCCCAGCATCATGCGAGAGAATCGCGCCATGCTCGCGGACATCGGAGTGAAAGTGGCGTACGACGACTTTGGAGCAGGTCAGTCTCGCTTGATTGAACTCGTTCAGTCTCCGCCGGACTATCTGAAGTTCGATGCATCGTTGATTCGTGACCTGCACGAAGCGAACGACTACCAGAAGAAGATGCTTCGAATTCTCATCGAAACAGCCCGCGACTTCGGAATCGTGACGCTGGCTGAAGGCATTGAGAACGAACAGGAAGCCGAGGCTGTCTTCGAGATCGGTTTCGATCTGGCCCAGGGTTACTTCTACGGTCGGCCTGCTCCCGTTCAGCTTTAG
- a CDS encoding RidA family protein: MSAEQRLQELDITLPTPPAPVAAYVPCVRTGDLVVLSGQLPFAGKSLLATGRVPSQVPVDQAHSAAEQCVLNGLAILRHELGGDLNRVRRVVRIGVFVQSDDSFHDQSLVANGASELLQKVFGDAGKHARVAVGMNALPLNAAVEVEMLFEVAD, encoded by the coding sequence ATGAGTGCAGAGCAGCGACTTCAGGAACTTGACATCACTCTTCCAACTCCGCCAGCGCCTGTCGCGGCATATGTTCCCTGCGTGCGTACTGGCGACCTCGTCGTTCTAAGCGGGCAACTTCCGTTTGCAGGCAAGAGTTTGCTGGCCACTGGGCGAGTGCCATCGCAAGTTCCTGTTGATCAGGCTCATTCAGCTGCTGAGCAGTGCGTTCTCAACGGACTCGCCATTCTTCGCCACGAATTGGGCGGCGATTTGAACCGTGTACGGCGGGTTGTGCGGATTGGCGTGTTTGTTCAGTCTGATGACAGCTTTCACGATCAGTCACTCGTAGCGAATGGTGCGAGTGAACTGCTGCAGAAAGTTTTTGGGGACGCAGGTAAGCACGCACGCGTCGCTGTCGGAATGAACGCACTTCCTCTCAATGCAGCAGTCGAAGTCGAAATGCTCTTCGAAGTCGCTGATTAG
- a CDS encoding type II CAAX endopeptidase family protein has product MIAQSVPNTRIRLKNLGALAEALLWAGSYSFAQLLSFVVFVSLLFTAAFGFQWPDHERLMQFALELGLDQSFVLIGVTSLGALILLVPLVAWRLGSSYREQVGFRSPRHEEVIFAIAMVLPIAMLGDWLYSLARSLMLAVFSTGEGADSLGILFSEIHSVPLPMLIVALALGPAIGEELIFRGVIGRQLVSQFGTLPGSIMTVLLFSIAHTSPAHAIATLPMACLLQFLYLKTGTLWVPIVVHFLNNLLAVVMVKYEIATNQAPSLFLLAWGFSYLGVLLIAFEYRRRAWSLL; this is encoded by the coding sequence TTGATTGCGCAGAGTGTTCCGAACACCCGAATTCGTCTCAAAAACCTTGGTGCACTGGCTGAAGCTCTTCTGTGGGCTGGATCCTACTCATTTGCACAACTCCTTTCGTTTGTTGTCTTTGTGTCGCTGTTGTTTACGGCAGCTTTCGGTTTTCAATGGCCCGACCACGAACGTCTCATGCAGTTTGCGCTTGAGCTGGGACTCGATCAGTCGTTTGTGCTGATCGGCGTGACGAGTTTGGGGGCTCTCATTCTGCTGGTCCCGCTCGTCGCTTGGCGACTTGGATCGAGCTACCGCGAGCAGGTTGGATTTCGTTCGCCCCGGCATGAAGAGGTGATCTTCGCGATCGCGATGGTTTTGCCCATCGCGATGCTTGGTGACTGGCTTTATTCTCTCGCCAGATCGTTGATGCTCGCCGTGTTCTCGACCGGGGAAGGTGCGGATTCGCTGGGAATTCTTTTCTCCGAAATTCACTCTGTACCGCTTCCGATGCTGATCGTCGCTTTGGCTTTGGGGCCTGCCATTGGAGAAGAATTGATTTTTCGCGGCGTGATCGGCCGTCAACTCGTGAGTCAATTCGGGACGCTGCCGGGCTCGATCATGACGGTGTTGCTCTTCTCGATTGCCCATACATCCCCCGCTCATGCCATCGCCACGCTTCCAATGGCTTGCTTGCTTCAATTTCTGTATCTGAAAACCGGGACGCTTTGGGTTCCGATCGTCGTTCACTTTCTCAACAATCTGCTAGCGGTTGTGATGGTGAAGTACGAAATCGCGACGAATCAGGCCCCGTCTCTGTTTCTCCTCGCTTGGGGATTCAGCTATCTCGGCGTTTTGCTGATCGCATTTGAGTACCGTCGACGCGCCTGGTCGTTACTCTAA